One Halolamina litorea genomic window carries:
- a CDS encoding DUF2110 family protein, which yields MVVLATKCYVEGDARERALDSLDSLVANDLAELDVEWTIGVLDDDFVSVTVEGDDETVAQNLLRERWGEITDHFDDGETYTGTLRYWNDKGWTLDAGQPIEIATDELGLGPGTAEQVRDRFGVVQHMPLKFVYDADGDHRLADESRDLLYGWTRDEDGETGGRLNVNSATRGEVRATLNRAGHARDVVTIERLGLLEQSVVCTEGTDPPGLLASVGTYLPAELKCVVP from the coding sequence ATGGTCGTCCTCGCAACCAAGTGCTACGTCGAGGGTGACGCCCGCGAGCGGGCACTCGACAGCCTCGACTCGCTGGTCGCCAACGACCTCGCCGAGCTCGACGTCGAGTGGACCATCGGCGTCCTCGACGACGACTTCGTCTCGGTCACCGTCGAGGGCGACGACGAGACGGTCGCCCAGAACCTCCTCCGTGAGCGCTGGGGCGAGATCACCGACCACTTCGACGACGGCGAGACCTACACCGGCACCCTGCGTTACTGGAACGACAAGGGCTGGACGCTCGACGCCGGCCAACCCATCGAGATCGCGACCGACGAACTCGGTCTGGGCCCCGGGACGGCCGAGCAGGTCCGGGACCGATTCGGCGTCGTCCAGCACATGCCCCTGAAGTTCGTCTACGACGCCGACGGGGACCACCGACTCGCCGACGAGAGCCGCGACCTGCTCTACGGCTGGACCCGCGACGAGGACGGCGAGACCGGCGGTCGGCTCAACGTCAACTCGGCGACCCGCGGCGAAGTGCGTGCGACGCTGAACCGCGCGGGCCACGCCCGCGACGTCGTCACCATCGAACGGCTGGGGCTGCTCGAACAGTCCGTCGTCTGCACGGAGGGGACCGACCCACCTGGCCTGCTCGCCAGCGTCGGCACGTACCTCCCGGCCGAACTCAAGTGCGTCGTCCCCTGA
- a CDS encoding DUF5796 family protein: MSNRNDVPPGTVGVDLREEGIVVEYADGRETLYRGVPSAEPGSIRTGPGKECHLLVTDPTETEGVMLYINDLKTEDEILEDTGVGRVMLDPDETEEVFPGVTAHHGEARRIEIEADPEVARGRVFVFVEDDWGEQSFEIVAEDDA; encoded by the coding sequence ATGTCCAACCGGAACGACGTGCCACCCGGCACCGTCGGAGTCGACCTCCGCGAGGAGGGGATCGTCGTCGAGTACGCCGACGGCCGCGAGACCCTCTACCGGGGCGTCCCCAGCGCCGAACCCGGCTCGATCCGGACCGGGCCCGGCAAGGAGTGTCACCTGCTCGTGACCGACCCGACCGAGACCGAGGGCGTGATGCTCTACATCAACGACCTCAAAACCGAAGACGAGATCCTGGAGGACACCGGCGTCGGCCGAGTGATGCTGGACCCCGACGAGACCGAGGAGGTGTTCCCGGGAGTCACCGCACACCACGGCGAGGCCCGGCGGATCGAGATCGAGGCCGACCCCGAGGTCGCTCGTGGCCGGGTGTTCGTGTTCGTCGAGGACGACTGGGGCGAGCAGAGCTTCGAAATCGTCGCCGAAGACGACGCCTGA
- a CDS encoding lysylphosphatidylglycerol synthase transmembrane domain-containing protein — protein MTTVADRETLLKSGAGFALAGLVIYLFGRVLGWAAVTETLGEADPRWIAAGAASTLLCLGTWTGSWQRVLAGVGVRIPWSSLVVDYYAATFVNYVTPLGRTSGAPVSAYVLSTDHRAPYREALATVATVSTFNVAPMLTFAGVGALAVARRGDVPGEVTPFLAAIGGLCVALPLLALVLWHQSERVVGTVTRAATWLSARTSHVDPTGIERRVTEFFLLLDRFGNARWRLVELFVLSYVGWTLFAAPMWFAAKALGVHLDPLLVAFVVPTSTLASVVPTPGGVGGVEAAIVGLLTGLTGVSAATAGAIALLYRLSGYWFVIAVGGLAALRVGARSSHEPHDVH, from the coding sequence ATGACGACCGTCGCCGACCGGGAGACGCTGCTCAAGTCCGGCGCGGGCTTTGCCCTCGCGGGGCTGGTGATCTACCTGTTCGGACGCGTCCTCGGCTGGGCGGCCGTCACCGAGACGCTCGGCGAGGCCGACCCGCGGTGGATCGCTGCCGGCGCGGCCTCGACGCTGCTCTGTCTCGGGACGTGGACCGGCAGTTGGCAGCGGGTTCTCGCGGGCGTCGGCGTGCGGATCCCGTGGTCGTCGCTGGTCGTCGACTACTACGCCGCCACGTTCGTCAACTACGTCACGCCGCTCGGGCGCACCAGCGGCGCCCCGGTGTCGGCGTACGTCCTCTCGACGGACCACCGCGCGCCCTATCGGGAGGCGCTGGCGACGGTCGCCACGGTGAGTACGTTCAACGTCGCCCCGATGCTCACCTTCGCCGGCGTCGGCGCCCTCGCGGTGGCCCGGCGCGGCGACGTTCCCGGTGAGGTGACGCCGTTCCTCGCCGCCATCGGGGGGCTGTGTGTCGCCCTCCCGCTGCTCGCTCTGGTACTGTGGCACCAGAGCGAGCGTGTCGTCGGCACCGTCACCCGGGCCGCGACGTGGCTCTCCGCCCGGACGAGCCACGTCGATCCGACTGGGATCGAACGCCGGGTAACGGAGTTCTTCCTGTTGCTGGACCGCTTCGGGAACGCGCGGTGGCGGCTGGTGGAACTGTTCGTCCTGTCGTACGTCGGGTGGACGCTGTTCGCGGCGCCGATGTGGTTCGCCGCGAAGGCACTGGGGGTCCACCTCGATCCGCTGTTGGTGGCGTTCGTCGTCCCGACGAGTACGCTCGCCAGCGTCGTCCCGACCCCCGGCGGCGTCGGCGGGGTCGAGGCGGCCATCGTGGGACTGCTCACGGGACTGACCGGCGTGTCGGCGGCGACGGCCGGCGCGATCGCGCTGCTCTACCGGCTCTCGGGTTACTGGTTCGTGATCGCCGTCGGCGGCCTCGCGGCCCTCCGGGTCGGCGCGCGGAGCAGCCACGAACCGCATGACGTGCACTAA
- a CDS encoding DUF5803 family protein, with translation MNRRHLGLAALVGLVVLSGCLGGGPASDDRLDRAPDAAYDWETTTDVHITVTQSATYRAVYDVSAINDSLRLSTGGFLGTDTPVTIRSLRYRYPNGTVINGSAFDDHGGSVGTQNNALVIEPPGDDGRLAYSGDGAPKQFTHPIAVEGGSYTLVLPEGREASIPLFGRIVPAPDSTATLDGRLTITWGSISGETMAVRYYLPRDVQLFTGLLVGLLGVGVAGGVYYRRKIQALREQREEMGLNVDVERDDDDGPPPGMR, from the coding sequence ATGAACCGTCGACACCTCGGACTGGCCGCGCTGGTCGGGCTGGTCGTTCTGAGTGGCTGCCTCGGCGGCGGCCCCGCGAGCGACGACCGACTCGACCGGGCGCCCGACGCCGCCTACGACTGGGAGACGACCACCGACGTGCACATCACCGTCACCCAGAGCGCCACCTACCGCGCGGTGTACGACGTTTCGGCGATCAACGACAGCCTCCGGCTCTCCACCGGCGGCTTCCTCGGCACCGACACCCCGGTGACGATCCGTTCGTTGCGCTACCGCTACCCCAACGGGACGGTCATCAACGGGTCGGCGTTCGACGACCACGGCGGCTCCGTCGGCACGCAGAACAACGCCCTCGTCATCGAGCCGCCGGGCGATGACGGTCGGCTCGCCTACTCCGGCGACGGCGCGCCCAAGCAGTTCACCCACCCCATCGCCGTCGAGGGTGGCTCCTACACACTCGTGCTGCCGGAGGGCCGCGAGGCGTCCATCCCGCTGTTCGGACGGATCGTCCCCGCGCCGGACTCGACGGCGACCCTCGACGGACGGCTCACCATCACGTGGGGAAGCATCTCCGGGGAGACGATGGCGGTGCGGTACTACCTCCCGCGTGACGTCCAGCTGTTCACCGGCCTGCTGGTCGGACTGCTCGGCGTCGGCGTCGCCGGCGGCGTCTACTACCGTCGCAAGATCCAGGCCCTCCGCGAACAGCGCGAGGAGATGGGCCTGAACGTCGACGTCGAACGGGACGACGACGACGGCCCGCCGCCGGGGATGCGCTGA
- a CDS encoding tRNA (cytidine(56)-2'-O)-methyltransferase, with protein sequence MQDEPECCVLRFGHRPGRDDRMTTHVGLTARALGADRVILPDNAGQSAETVRDITDRFGGPFEVELNGEQRATIRNWEGTVVHLTMYGEEVQTVQDEIREVHAEEPILIVVGGEKVPFEVYDHADWNVGVTNQPHSEVAGLAVFLDRLFDGAELDREWEGGEQRVLPMETGKRVVSPEDIDEDGTVDPAAIDDEG encoded by the coding sequence ATGCAAGACGAGCCGGAGTGCTGTGTGCTCCGCTTCGGACACCGGCCCGGGCGCGACGACCGCATGACGACCCACGTCGGCCTCACCGCCCGCGCGCTGGGCGCCGACCGCGTGATCCTGCCGGACAACGCCGGCCAGTCCGCGGAGACGGTGCGGGACATCACCGACCGCTTCGGCGGGCCCTTCGAGGTGGAACTCAACGGCGAGCAGCGCGCCACCATCCGGAACTGGGAGGGCACGGTCGTCCACCTCACCATGTACGGCGAGGAGGTCCAGACGGTCCAGGACGAGATCCGTGAGGTCCACGCCGAGGAGCCGATCCTGATCGTCGTCGGGGGCGAGAAGGTCCCCTTCGAGGTGTACGACCACGCCGACTGGAACGTCGGCGTCACCAACCAGCCCCACTCGGAGGTCGCCGGCCTCGCCGTCTTCCTCGACCGACTGTTCGACGGCGCGGAACTCGACCGCGAGTGGGAGGGCGGCGAACAGCGCGTGCTCCCGATGGAGACGGGTAAGCGCGTTGTTTCCCCCGAGGACATCGACGAGGACGGCACCGTCGACCCCGCCGCGATCGACGACGAGGGCTGA
- the tfe gene encoding transcription factor E produces the protein MAFEELLEDPVIQKYLHDLVGPTGMPVAAAPPDGEVTDEELAEELGLELNDVRRALFILYENDLASYRRVRDEDSGWLTYLWTFHYENIPENLEEEMYRLVDALEGRIEYETEHQFYLCETCSLRFEFEEAMEFGFECPECGSQLEAMENTRMVEGMEWRLDQLREELNIEAA, from the coding sequence ATGGCTTTTGAGGAACTCTTGGAGGACCCGGTGATTCAGAAGTACCTCCACGATCTGGTCGGCCCGACGGGGATGCCCGTCGCCGCCGCCCCTCCCGACGGCGAGGTTACGGACGAGGAGTTGGCCGAGGAGCTCGGCCTCGAACTCAACGACGTGCGGCGCGCGCTGTTCATCCTCTACGAGAACGACCTGGCGTCATACCGCCGGGTCCGCGACGAGGACTCGGGCTGGCTCACGTACCTCTGGACGTTCCACTACGAGAACATCCCGGAGAACCTCGAGGAGGAGATGTACCGGCTCGTCGACGCTCTCGAGGGGCGCATCGAGTACGAGACCGAACACCAGTTCTACCTGTGTGAGACCTGCTCGCTGCGCTTCGAGTTCGAGGAGGCGATGGAGTTCGGCTTCGAGTGCCCCGAGTGTGGCAGCCAGCTCGAAGCGATGGAGAACACCCGAATGGTCGAGGGGATGGAGTGGCGCCTCGACCAGCTCCGCGAGGAGCTCAACATCGAGGCGGCCTGA
- a CDS encoding DUF7128 family protein codes for MVEATERDGMTWYQCEDCGLLFDNESDASQHEENCAGDDPSYHQ; via the coding sequence ATGGTCGAAGCCACGGAGCGCGACGGAATGACGTGGTACCAGTGTGAGGACTGTGGCCTGCTGTTCGACAACGAGAGCGACGCCAGCCAGCACGAGGAGAACTGTGCCGGCGACGATCCCTCGTACCACCAGTAA
- the hisF gene encoding imidazole glycerol phosphate synthase subunit HisF produces the protein MTLTKRVIPCIDVDVDENGEPAVYTGVNFENLDYTGDPVEMAKRYNEAGADEFVFLDITASAEGRETMLDTVSQVADEVFIPLTVGGGIRTTDDVKETLRAGADKVSINSGAIADPSLIDRGAEAFGSQCIVISLDARRRYDEGGEYYERVNGESCWFECTVKGGREGTGMDAVEWAEEAESRGAGELFVNSIDKDGTEDGYDIPLTSAVCDAVSTPVIASSGCGSPADMYEVFTEAGADAGLAASIFHYDEYTIQEVKQYLAERGIPVRL, from the coding sequence ATGACGCTCACCAAACGGGTCATCCCCTGCATCGACGTGGACGTTGACGAGAACGGCGAGCCGGCGGTCTACACCGGCGTCAACTTCGAGAACCTCGACTACACCGGCGACCCGGTGGAGATGGCCAAGCGCTACAACGAGGCCGGCGCCGACGAGTTCGTCTTCCTCGACATCACCGCCAGCGCCGAGGGCCGCGAGACGATGCTCGACACCGTCTCGCAGGTCGCCGACGAGGTGTTCATCCCCCTCACCGTCGGCGGCGGCATCCGCACCACCGACGACGTCAAGGAGACCCTCCGGGCCGGCGCGGACAAGGTCAGCATCAACTCCGGCGCCATCGCCGACCCGAGCCTGATCGACCGCGGCGCCGAGGCCTTCGGCTCCCAGTGTATCGTCATCTCCCTCGACGCCCGCCGGCGCTACGACGAGGGTGGCGAGTACTACGAGCGGGTCAACGGCGAGTCCTGTTGGTTCGAGTGCACCGTCAAGGGCGGCCGCGAGGGTACCGGAATGGACGCCGTCGAGTGGGCCGAGGAGGCCGAGTCCCGCGGTGCCGGCGAACTGTTCGTCAACTCCATCGACAAGGACGGTACCGAGGACGGCTACGACATCCCGCTCACCTCGGCGGTCTGTGACGCCGTCTCGACGCCCGTCATCGCGTCCTCGGGCTGTGGCTCCCCCGCCGACATGTACGAGGTGTTCACCGAGGCCGGCGCCGACGCCGGCCTCGCTGCCTCCATCTTCCACTACGACGAGTACACCATTCAGGAGGTCAAGCAGTACCTCGCCGAGCGCGGTATCCCGGTCCGTCTCTGA
- a CDS encoding DNA-directed RNA polymerase subunit L yields the protein MELRVIEKTEEELRIEVAGEGHTFMNVLKGTLLENDKVAAATYDVNPEQSGGQTDPILSVKTEDGADPLDVLEEAAGDVSAKTDTLRAAFEDAAV from the coding sequence ACTGCGGGTCATCGAGAAAACCGAGGAGGAACTCCGCATCGAGGTCGCCGGCGAGGGGCACACGTTCATGAACGTGCTGAAGGGCACCCTGCTGGAGAACGACAAAGTCGCCGCCGCGACCTACGACGTGAACCCCGAGCAGTCGGGGGGCCAGACCGACCCGATCCTCTCGGTCAAGACCGAGGACGGCGCCGACCCCCTCGACGTGCTCGAGGAGGCCGCCGGGGACGTGAGCGCGAAGACCGACACGCTGCGGGCCGCGTTCGAGGACGCCGCCGTCTGA